The genomic window GTTTCTTGCGATTATCATTGATCGAATGACAAATGGATTTGCAAATAAAATTCAAAGACATAGGAGAGTGACGTCATGACCATCCAAATTTCACTTAAGAATGTCTCAAAAATCTTTGGGCCAAAACCAAAATCTGTGATTCCTATGATTAAACAAGGAATGACAAAGGAAGAAATACTAGCAAAAACAAATCATACCGTTGGTGTTTATGATGCTTCTATGGATATAAAGAAAGGAGAGACCTTTGTCATTATGGGTCTTTCTGGGAGTGGGAAATCGACGCTCATTCGATGTTTCAACTTATTAAATAAACCTACTGATGGCGAAATTGTCTTAGATGGAGAAAACATTGTCGCTTACTCGAACAACCAATTAAAAAAAGTGCGACAAAACAAAATCGCAATGGTTTTTCAGCATTTTGGACTGTTTACACATCGAACAATCTTATCAAATGTCGAGTATGGATTAGAAATCAAACAAATGCCTAAAGCAAAAAGGCGCGAAATTGCCTTGAAAAATATCGAAATCGTAGGATTAAAGGGGTATGAAAATAAGTACCCAGATGAGCTATCAGGAGGCATGCAGCAACGGGTAGGTCTTGCCCGAGCATTAACAAATGATCCTGACATCTTATTGATGGATGAACCATTTAGTGCACTTGACCCACTCATTCGGAGAGAGATGCAAAGTGAACTTCTCGATATTCAAGAGCGTCTTCAAAAGACAATTATTTTTATAACCCATGATGTAAACGAAGCATTTAAAATTGGTGACCGAGTCGCCGTCATGAAAGATGGGAAAGTGGTTCAAATTGGCACCCCAGAAGAAATTATGGAAAGCCCTGCAAATGACTATATTTCCGAGTTCATAAAAGACATTGACCGTTCAAAAGTGTTTCAAGCCTCACATATTATGATGAAGCCAAACGCGATGGTTTCTGTAGAAGATGGTCTAAATGTGGCAGTAAAAGAAATGAAGCGGAATGGACTATCAAGCGTTTTTGTTGTTGACGATCGTCAGCGCTTAAAAGGTATTCTTACAATTGATCAAGCCATTAAAGGCATTAAAGAAAAGAAAGCTTTAAGTGACGTCATGTCAAAAGAGATTCAAAAAGTAACCAAAGATTGCTATGTGACAGATTTAATTCCCAAAGCATTAACCTCCGCTTTTCCATTGGCGGTTGTTACCGAAGAAGGACAATTAGAAGGGATTATCCTACGAGTGCATGTATTGTCAGGACTAATTTCTGAAGAAGTAGACGAAACAGAAGAGTACCATCCAAAAGAAG from Shouchella hunanensis includes these protein-coding regions:
- a CDS encoding quaternary amine ABC transporter ATP-binding protein, coding for MTIQISLKNVSKIFGPKPKSVIPMIKQGMTKEEILAKTNHTVGVYDASMDIKKGETFVIMGLSGSGKSTLIRCFNLLNKPTDGEIVLDGENIVAYSNNQLKKVRQNKIAMVFQHFGLFTHRTILSNVEYGLEIKQMPKAKRREIALKNIEIVGLKGYENKYPDELSGGMQQRVGLARALTNDPDILLMDEPFSALDPLIRREMQSELLDIQERLQKTIIFITHDVNEAFKIGDRVAVMKDGKVVQIGTPEEIMESPANDYISEFIKDIDRSKVFQASHIMMKPNAMVSVEDGLNVAVKEMKRNGLSSVFVVDDRQRLKGILTIDQAIKGIKEKKALSDVMSKEIQKVTKDCYVTDLIPKALTSAFPLAVVTEEGQLEGIILRVHVLSGLISEEVDETEEYHPKEELSPV